From Pseudobacteriovorax antillogorgiicola:
GGCTAGGTGGAGAGGGTTACCTGGAATGCTGATGCCATCGGGGAACTTGGTTTGCAGCTCGATCTCATGTTGAACACAAAGGCCGTGGTGAAGGTCGATGATCGATTGAAGGAAGTCTTTGATGCTAACTTGCTTGCCACTCTGAGTGATAGGGTTTAGGTAGGTGATGGTAAGGGCTTTAATGATTTTCTCGATCTTGTCAACGGCTCGCTCAATTTGTCCTGTGCGCCTAACAATCATTTCTTCGCTCATGGTGCTGGGGCGAGACAAAATAGTCGCTCCGGTGCGAATAATCATCAGCGGAGTATTCACCTCATGGGCCAAGGCATCAGCGATCCTGCCCAGGGCTGCGAACTTCTCCTGCTCGATCACATAGGCTTGATTTTCTTTATAGCGTTTATTGGCCATCTTAAGTTGTTTCGTTCGATTCTCAATTTTCTTCTCTAGGCTTTCATTAAGCCTTGTAAGCTCCTTCTGAAGACTATCAATTTTATTGGCCAGAACCATAGCCAAACAAATTAGCTCGAAGCTGATGCTAAGTTTATAGGCGTGATCCATCAGGAGGCTTTCAGGGAGTTGACCCAGGTTGGTGAGAAGTTTAAGACACACTAAAACAGTGGCTGCACTCCAAGCAATGATCATATACTTCGCTGGTTTGAAGTCGCGAGCATAGGAGACAATGGCGGTAATAAGACATAGGGTTGTGGTTAAGGTGATATAGGGAATAATGAAGGACGTTGTTAGGTTATGAAGGTTAGGGAGCCATCCTACCACAAGAAAAACAAGGGAGCCTCGTGCAAAATACTGAAGTGTTCGATCTAGTGCAGGGGCTTGAAAGCGGAGTGGCAGCATTTCACGGACACATGCAATACGGAGATAGACGACGAGGGCGACGACTGGAGTTAGATATTTGAGCCAACCGTCCTCCCGTGGCCAGATCCAGTCCGCATTGCCGTCATTGATGGTCGTGGCAACACAGCTGATAACGACGAAGGCAACATAAATAAGATAAGGTGCATCACGAGTTGAGAGGTATAGGTAGAGATTATAGATTGATAGACCGATTGCAAGTCCGAAAAATAGCAGAAAGATGATCTGAGATTGAATCTCTTCAGTCATACGCTCAGTGCTAGTTAAGAAGTTGTAGTGCATCGTGAGCGGAACCGAGCTGTCGATTCGTAGATAGATCTCATGTGGCCCGTTGCGATCAGTATCAAGCTGAAAATTGGGCCAGTTACGGTACGGATAGTAGCGCTCTGTATCACGGAAGCCGTAGTATCGATCTTGAAGGATAAGCTTCTTGTCGTGGTACTGCCAGAAGTCGATACTGGTGATTTCCAAATTGTCGATTTGCCAAAATAGGGGCTGCTTACAGTCTCGCAAGCGAACGTTGAACTTGATCCATAGGGGAGTTGTACGTGGAGAAAATGTCCTCTTTTCAAATACCGGCACGAAGCCATTGGAGTCCTGATTCAGCTCAGAAGGGTGGGGCGCAGAATCAAGTTGATACTTTATATTGGTTATATTGATGCAGGAAGCGTCGTAAGCTAACGCCTGCGTTGCAGAAAGTATTGATAATATCATTAGCAGGAACTTCGCCATGACAAACTGCATCTTTCTTATCTAGTTCTTCTGTACTTCTATTCGGCACCTTGGTTTCAAAATTTAGGTAAGATTGCTGGATTACGATTTCTAATTGGAGTAATTTCAGGGGCCAGGTGCAATGACCTAAGCTGAATCCTCAAAACAGTTAGTTTGAGGAAAGGTCAAGAAGTGCTAGGCGGTCTTGTGAATTTAGGGGGTTTTTTTTAAAATAATAAGATAGTTTACTGGGCTTGATATTAAAGGGTGCTCCTTGGGATAGGTAAATCACGTGCTCCAGCTTTTGCTTATTCATAAACGCATAGCGGAAGTGCCTGTGCTGCTCATCTTGAAGTTGAATCCGATCGTAGGATGATTGCTCAGGAAAATGACGATCCAGAAAGCATTGGCTACTCTCCTTTCTTGAGTCGGCGAATCGGTAGTAGACATGATCGAACATGGGGATTTCTATGAGGTAGTCGAAGTGATTCTTGGCCAAGGGAAGGGCAGAGCGACTCGCTAGAATACCTAATCTAGTCCCTTCGTACATTTCAACAGAGACTCCTGTAAGTTTGTAGTCCGGCTGCCCTGAATAAGGATCAATTCGACGAAGTGTCATACGATTGGCCAAGACCGACCGTCCACCCTTTTCAGACCAGTGAAAGGGAATAAATATGGTGTGTCTATGGATATGCTCGTTGAGGAGATAGGGAGCAATAAATTCACCACCCCCATGATAGACTCTCAGCATACCTGTATCGACGGTTTGATCCTGCAAGAGGCTTTCAAGGTCGGCTGGATGAATTTCGATCATTGGCTCTGGATCGATGCGATTCAAACTGGGAACGCGACAGGTCCGGGTCATGGTATGCCAGTGTCCTTTCACCCTCCCTGTAATCATTGTCCATGTTGCGCCTTGCTCCTGTGGAAAGGTAGAGGCCTGATGGTATTGAACTGGGCTCATTTGAGCCTTTCCAGTCGAAGTATCGAAGATGCCATCATCAAATACCCGTGCTTGGGATAAGCCGTCGGCCGACACAGGCCAATGGCGGGGTTTGAATTCCTCATACTCTTGTTTTGTCATGTTTGCGAAAGCCGAGATGTTGAATCGTCTTTGCCCATGATTGCGGAAGCCAGAAAGCCTTGCATGCTCTTTGAATATTTCAAAAGGATGATTATACTGAAAGTGCTTGCTAAAGCCCAAGTGATGAGCTACCTGTGTGATCATCCACCAGTCAGGCATAGCCATGCCTGGGTAGGAAGCGAATGCTCTTTGGCGACTGATTCGGCGCTCGGAATTGCTTACCATTCCATCTTTTTCACCCCATGTGCACGCAGGCAATTTGATGCTGGCATGTTTTACAGTCATAGAGGATAGAAAAGGTTCGGATACAATAACATGGGGGCAGCGACGAAGAGCCTCACGAATATAGTCCGAATCAGGAAGGCTTACCATTGGATTGGTTGCCATAATCCAAACTGCCTTGATCTTTCCTGCGTGCATCGCTTCAAAAAGTTCTATGGCCTTTAAACCTGGTTTGCGGCTTATGTGTGGTGACTGCCAGAACTCTTGAACGGTCTTTAGGTTGTCTTGGGTATAATCCATATGAGCTGCCAGTTGATTGGCGAGTCCCCCAACTTCGCGACCGCCCATGGCATTGTTTTGCCCAGTTAATGAAAATGGACTTGCACCAGGCTTTCCTACCCGCCCGGTAGCCAGGTGGCAATTAAGTAGGGATAGAACTTTTTCTGTGCCGCAGGATGATTGATTAAGACCCTGAGAAAAGAAGCTTAGGGTACGGTGATGCTGGAGGAACTGTTTGTAAAATTCAGCGAGAGGGCGTTCATTGACTTCACATATTGCAGCTACCTTGGGGATAGAATAGGAGGAAGCAGCCGCTATGGCTTCATGAGCTCCGGCTACATGTTGGTTTATGTAGGCATTATCGATGCCACCGTATTGAGCTATAAAGTTCAGGAGACCTTGGAAGAGGGCGACATCCGTTCCTGGTTTGAGGGAAATATGGAGATTGGCGTGAAGGCTTGTTGCATTTTTCCTTGGGTCGATGACGAGAACTCTTGCCCCTTGAGCCTGCCGGTCTCGAACCCGATCGAATAATACTGGATGACAATGAGCCATATTAGAGCCGACGATCACAAATAAGTCGGCTAGATCGATATCTTGGTAGCAAGCAGGAACTGTGTCGCTACCAAAGGCCCGCTTGTGAGCCGCTACTGTTGAAGCCATACAAAGCCGGGAGTTGGTATCAATGTTTCCTGATCCCAAGAAACCTTTCATCAGTTTGTTGGCAACGTAGTAGTCTTCTGTGAGCATCTGACCTGATACATAAAACCCTAGGGCTTCTGGGCCAAAATTGGAGCATGTTTCACGTAGCACCGTTGCAACTTCCGTGAGTGCTTGTGACCAAGTGCTTGTTTGACCATTGACACTAGGAAAAAGTAACCTGCCCTTGTGTTGCATTGTTTGACCTAAAGTTCCACCTTTCTGGCAGATAGCACCAAGGTTTGATGGGTGACTAGGATCGCCAGAGACAAGGTAGTGACCGCGCTCATAGTTTACTGTTAGGCCACAGCCTACACCACAGTAGGCGCAACTAGTTTGGGTGCTCATATCTCAACTCTAACATAGATATCGTTATGCTCTATTTTTATTGGGAA
This genomic window contains:
- a CDS encoding molybdopterin oxidoreductase family protein, with the protein product MSTQTSCAYCGVGCGLTVNYERGHYLVSGDPSHPSNLGAICQKGGTLGQTMQHKGRLLFPSVNGQTSTWSQALTEVATVLRETCSNFGPEALGFYVSGQMLTEDYYVANKLMKGFLGSGNIDTNSRLCMASTVAAHKRAFGSDTVPACYQDIDLADLFVIVGSNMAHCHPVLFDRVRDRQAQGARVLVIDPRKNATSLHANLHISLKPGTDVALFQGLLNFIAQYGGIDNAYINQHVAGAHEAIAAASSYSIPKVAAICEVNERPLAEFYKQFLQHHRTLSFFSQGLNQSSCGTEKVLSLLNCHLATGRVGKPGASPFSLTGQNNAMGGREVGGLANQLAAHMDYTQDNLKTVQEFWQSPHISRKPGLKAIELFEAMHAGKIKAVWIMATNPMVSLPDSDYIREALRRCPHVIVSEPFLSSMTVKHASIKLPACTWGEKDGMVSNSERRISRQRAFASYPGMAMPDWWMITQVAHHLGFSKHFQYNHPFEIFKEHARLSGFRNHGQRRFNISAFANMTKQEYEEFKPRHWPVSADGLSQARVFDDGIFDTSTGKAQMSPVQYHQASTFPQEQGATWTMITGRVKGHWHTMTRTCRVPSLNRIDPEPMIEIHPADLESLLQDQTVDTGMLRVYHGGGEFIAPYLLNEHIHRHTIFIPFHWSEKGGRSVLANRMTLRRIDPYSGQPDYKLTGVSVEMYEGTRLGILASRSALPLAKNHFDYLIEIPMFDHVYYRFADSRKESSQCFLDRHFPEQSSYDRIQLQDEQHRHFRYAFMNKQKLEHVIYLSQGAPFNIKPSKLSYYFKKNPLNSQDRLALLDLSSN
- a CDS encoding 7TM diverse intracellular signaling domain-containing protein, with amino-acid sequence MQFVMAKFLLMILSILSATQALAYDASCINITNIKYQLDSAPHPSELNQDSNGFVPVFEKRTFSPRTTPLWIKFNVRLRDCKQPLFWQIDNLEITSIDFWQYHDKKLILQDRYYGFRDTERYYPYRNWPNFQLDTDRNGPHEIYLRIDSSVPLTMHYNFLTSTERMTEEIQSQIIFLLFFGLAIGLSIYNLYLYLSTRDAPYLIYVAFVVISCVATTINDGNADWIWPREDGWLKYLTPVVALVVYLRIACVREMLPLRFQAPALDRTLQYFARGSLVFLVVGWLPNLHNLTTSFIIPYITLTTTLCLITAIVSYARDFKPAKYMIIAWSAATVLVCLKLLTNLGQLPESLLMDHAYKLSISFELICLAMVLANKIDSLQKELTRLNESLEKKIENRTKQLKMANKRYKENQAYVIEQEKFAALGRIADALAHEVNTPLMIIRTGATILSRPSTMSEEMIVRRTGQIERAVDKIEKIIKALTITYLNPITQSGKQVSIKDFLQSIIDLHHGLCVQHEIELQTKFPDGISIPGNPLHLADIISEVFVSAINSVSDLDEKWIEMAVTRSKNDIIITVKDSCTDSDKDTRPQLFENIEALGPDKTNIPNDHETSVSIGIAHQVIRSYGGTMRFIQNNFYTLTTIKFPIDVDDRKKPAA